One stretch of Erpetoichthys calabaricus chromosome 14, fErpCal1.3, whole genome shotgun sequence DNA includes these proteins:
- the LOC127525866 gene encoding sperm axonemal maintenance protein CFAP97D1-like isoform X2, with the protein MNNPNYLAYPGVLAAPGQYRSLSERWDTKYYEAHRDSVRKAKPMIDTQPPRKYIHSQVDLKKLQREHEKSAQIERENRILQNKLDTTKYSVDNWNNYRPRSLNYRKRVKELEKIIHENEAMMKRVEAQRTCYNRDKFEKGFRVTREHIARITKHPGLTIHQYEVPITSPKFPSVYASCCQQCAYLHQ; encoded by the exons ATGAACAACCCCAACTACCTGGCGTACCCCGGGGTCCTCGCCGCCCCCGGCCAGTACCGCTCGCTCAGTGAGAGATGGGACACCAAGTACTACGAAGCGCACAGAGACTCAGTCAGGAAAG ccAAACCCATGATTGACACCCAGCCGCCAAGGAAGTACATCCACTCCCAAGTGGATCTGAAGAAGTTGCAG AGGGAACACGAAAAGTCAGCTCAGATTGAGCGAGAGAACCGAATACTGCAGAACAAACTGGACACCACCAAGTATTCAGTGGACAACTGGAACAATTACAGACCCCGCAG TCTGAACTATCGGAAGAGGGTCAAAGAGCTGGAGAAAATCATCCATGAGAACGAGGCCATGATGAAGCGCGTCGAGGCCCAGAGGACCTGCTACAACCGGGACAAGTTTGAGAAGGGCTTTCGG GTGACAAGAGAACACATTGCGCGCATCACTAAACACCCCGGCCTGACCATTCATCAGTATGAG GTGCCAATCACCTCTCCCAAGTTCCCGTCTGTCTACGCCTCGTGCTGCCAGCAGTGTGCCTACTTGCACCAGTGA
- the LOC127525866 gene encoding sperm axonemal maintenance protein CFAP97D1-like isoform X1, with protein MNNPNYLAYPGVLAAPGQYRSLSERWDTKYYEAHRDSVRKAKPMIDTQPPRKYIHSQVDLKKLQREHEKSAQIERENRILQNKLDTTKYSVDNWNNYRPRSLNYRKRVKELEKIIHENEAMMKRVEAQRTCYNRDKFEKGFRVTREHIARITKHPGLTIHQYEVSGVLNQCVPLPNLSPLIYEQAPSGQLISLRLLSVFLIIQSSHHKWAGVSQTTYAVIAQLGTP; from the exons ATGAACAACCCCAACTACCTGGCGTACCCCGGGGTCCTCGCCGCCCCCGGCCAGTACCGCTCGCTCAGTGAGAGATGGGACACCAAGTACTACGAAGCGCACAGAGACTCAGTCAGGAAAG ccAAACCCATGATTGACACCCAGCCGCCAAGGAAGTACATCCACTCCCAAGTGGATCTGAAGAAGTTGCAG AGGGAACACGAAAAGTCAGCTCAGATTGAGCGAGAGAACCGAATACTGCAGAACAAACTGGACACCACCAAGTATTCAGTGGACAACTGGAACAATTACAGACCCCGCAG TCTGAACTATCGGAAGAGGGTCAAAGAGCTGGAGAAAATCATCCATGAGAACGAGGCCATGATGAAGCGCGTCGAGGCCCAGAGGACCTGCTACAACCGGGACAAGTTTGAGAAGGGCTTTCGG GTGACAAGAGAACACATTGCGCGCATCACTAAACACCCCGGCCTGACCATTCATCAGTATGAGGTAAGTGGGGTCCTCAACCAATGTGTCCCACTCCCTAATTTAAGCCCCTTAATCTATGAACAGGCACCTAGTGGGCAGCTGATTTCCCTTCGGTTGCTGTCTGTATTCTTAATTATTCAGTCGTCCCACCATAAGTGGGCTGGGGTGAGCCAAACCACCTATGCTGTCATTGCTCAGCTCGGGACCCCCTAA